From one Neofelis nebulosa isolate mNeoNeb1 chromosome 4, mNeoNeb1.pri, whole genome shotgun sequence genomic stretch:
- the LOC131510602 gene encoding zinc finger protein 14-like isoform X2, whose amino-acid sequence MDSVAFEDVTVKFTMEEWALLDPSQKKLYRDVMQETFRNLASIVCISEEKWEVCDSEHRDENHGTHLIQMVGRLFKCKECSQYEGLFGQIPNQNPKKRTPTGIKLGKCPLCGQAFMHHSSFNKHLRSHAGHKLYEYQEGEEKPYKCKRCGKSFKHRQSIRMHERSHAGQRPYECKHCGKAFICRNYFQIHQRAHSGEKPYKCTECGKSFSYSSNLRKHERTHVGEESSECKQCGKAFSCVRSFRIHERIHSAKKPKECTKCGKTFSYSSNLHKHERSHNGEKLYERKEGGKALHSLTKFRRPAIKHNEDGLYKCKECGKAFRCPKNCRSHEMTHSGVKPYECKECGKAFSSPRSLGKHRRIHTATKPHECKECGKAFRYPSSLRNHERTHTGEKPYKCKECGKAFSCPNYFRIHERTHTGVKPYECKQCGRAFSCPQSFRIHEKTHSAEKPYECAKCGKVFRYSSNLRKHERSHTDDKRYECKLCGKAFSSHYYVQKHERTHTGEKPYECKECGKGFIFRSGVRSHMVIHTGDGPYKCKKCKKAFISPSSLRTHERTHTGEKPYQCKTCSKTFSLTNSLRNHERTHT is encoded by the exons ATG GACTCGGTGGCCTTTGAGGATGTGACTGTGAAGTTCACCATGGAGGAGTGGGCCCTCCTGGATCCATCCCAGAAGAAACTCTACAGAGATGTGATGCAGGAAACCTTCAGGAACCTGGCCTCAATAG tatgtatttcagaagaaaaatgggaAGTCTGTGACAGCGAACATCGGGATGAGAATCATGGGACACATCTAAT TCAAATGGTAGGAAGACTCTTTAAGTGTAAAGAATGTAGCCAGTATGAAGGACTCTTCGGCCAGATTCCAAATCAGAATCCGAAGAAGAGAACTCCTACTGGAATAAAACTAGGTAAATGCCCTTTGTGTGGACAGGCGTTCATGCATCATTCATCTTTTAACAAGCACCTGAGATCTCACGCTGGACACAAACTGTATGAGTATCAAGAAGGTGAAGAGAAGCCTTATAAATGTAAGCGTTGTGGGAAATCCTTCAAGCATCGCCAATCTATTCGAATGCACGAAAGGTCGCACGCTGGACAGAGGCCCTATGAATGTAAGCACTGTGGGAAAGCTTTCATTTGTCGCAATTACTTTCAAATTCATCAaagggcacacagtggggaaaagCCCTACAAATGTACAGAATGTGGTAAAAGCTTTAGTTATTCAAGTAACTTACGTAAACACGAAAGGACTCACGTTGGAGAGGAATCTAGTGAATGTAAGCAATGTGGTAAAGCTTTCAGTTGTGTCAGGTCCTTTCGAATACACGAAAGGATACACAGTGCGAAAAAGCCCAAGGAATGTACAAAATGTGGTAAAACCTTCAGTTACTCAAGTAATTTACATAAGCATGAGAGAAGTCATAATGGAGAGAAACTCTATGAACGTAAAGAAGGTGGGAAAGCCTTGCATTCTCTCACCAAATTTCGAAGACCCGCGATCAAGCACAATGAAGACGGACTTTATAAATGTAAggagtgtgggaaagccttcaggtGTCCCAAAAACTGTCGTAGTCATGAAATGACACACAGTGGAGTAAAGCcgtatgaatgtaaggaatgtggtaAAGCTTTCAGCTCTCCCAGGTCCCttggaaaacacagaagaatTCATACTGCAACGAAGCCTCacgaatgtaaggaatgtggtaAAGCTTTTCGTTATCCCAGTTCCCTTCGAAATCATGAAAGAACTCATACGGGGGAGAAACCTTATAagtgtaaggaatgtgggaaagcttttagTTGTCCCAATTATTTTCGAATTCATGAAAGAACTCACACTGGAGTAAAACCATATGAATGTAAGCAGTGTGGAAGAGCTTTCAGTTGTCCCCAGTCCTTTCGGATACACGAAAAGACGCATAGCGCAGAAAAGCCCTATGAATGTGCAAAATGTGGTAAAGTCTTCAGGTACTCCAGTAACTTACGCAAACATGAGAGATCTCATACTGATGATAAACGCTATGAATGTAAACTATGCGGTAAGGCCTTCAGCAGTCACTACTATGttcaaaaacatgaaagaactcacactggagaaaaaccctatgaatgtaaggaatgtgggaaaggcTTCATTTTTCGCTCAGGTGTTCGATCGCACATGGTAATCCACACTGGAGATGGGCCTTATAAatgtaagaaatgtaaaaaagcatttatttctcccagttcgtTACGAACACATGAAAgaactcacactggagagaaaccttatcaATGTAAAACTTGTAGTAAAACCTTCAGTCTTACAAATTCCTTACGAAATCATGAAAGAACTCATACATGA
- the LOC131510602 gene encoding zinc finger protein 709-like isoform X1: MDSVAFEDVTVKFTMEEWALLDPSQKKLYRDVMQETFRNLASIVCISEEKWEVCDSEHRDENHGTHLISQMVGRLFKCKECSQYEGLFGQIPNQNPKKRTPTGIKLGKCPLCGQAFMHHSSFNKHLRSHAGHKLYEYQEGEEKPYKCKRCGKSFKHRQSIRMHERSHAGQRPYECKHCGKAFICRNYFQIHQRAHSGEKPYKCTECGKSFSYSSNLRKHERTHVGEESSECKQCGKAFSCVRSFRIHERIHSAKKPKECTKCGKTFSYSSNLHKHERSHNGEKLYERKEGGKALHSLTKFRRPAIKHNEDGLYKCKECGKAFRCPKNCRSHEMTHSGVKPYECKECGKAFSSPRSLGKHRRIHTATKPHECKECGKAFRYPSSLRNHERTHTGEKPYKCKECGKAFSCPNYFRIHERTHTGVKPYECKQCGRAFSCPQSFRIHEKTHSAEKPYECAKCGKVFRYSSNLRKHERSHTDDKRYECKLCGKAFSSHYYVQKHERTHTGEKPYECKECGKGFIFRSGVRSHMVIHTGDGPYKCKKCKKAFISPSSLRTHERTHTGEKPYQCKTCSKTFSLTNSLRNHERTHT, encoded by the exons ATG GACTCGGTGGCCTTTGAGGATGTGACTGTGAAGTTCACCATGGAGGAGTGGGCCCTCCTGGATCCATCCCAGAAGAAACTCTACAGAGATGTGATGCAGGAAACCTTCAGGAACCTGGCCTCAATAG tatgtatttcagaagaaaaatgggaAGTCTGTGACAGCGAACATCGGGATGAGAATCATGGGACACATCTAAT CAGTCAAATGGTAGGAAGACTCTTTAAGTGTAAAGAATGTAGCCAGTATGAAGGACTCTTCGGCCAGATTCCAAATCAGAATCCGAAGAAGAGAACTCCTACTGGAATAAAACTAGGTAAATGCCCTTTGTGTGGACAGGCGTTCATGCATCATTCATCTTTTAACAAGCACCTGAGATCTCACGCTGGACACAAACTGTATGAGTATCAAGAAGGTGAAGAGAAGCCTTATAAATGTAAGCGTTGTGGGAAATCCTTCAAGCATCGCCAATCTATTCGAATGCACGAAAGGTCGCACGCTGGACAGAGGCCCTATGAATGTAAGCACTGTGGGAAAGCTTTCATTTGTCGCAATTACTTTCAAATTCATCAaagggcacacagtggggaaaagCCCTACAAATGTACAGAATGTGGTAAAAGCTTTAGTTATTCAAGTAACTTACGTAAACACGAAAGGACTCACGTTGGAGAGGAATCTAGTGAATGTAAGCAATGTGGTAAAGCTTTCAGTTGTGTCAGGTCCTTTCGAATACACGAAAGGATACACAGTGCGAAAAAGCCCAAGGAATGTACAAAATGTGGTAAAACCTTCAGTTACTCAAGTAATTTACATAAGCATGAGAGAAGTCATAATGGAGAGAAACTCTATGAACGTAAAGAAGGTGGGAAAGCCTTGCATTCTCTCACCAAATTTCGAAGACCCGCGATCAAGCACAATGAAGACGGACTTTATAAATGTAAggagtgtgggaaagccttcaggtGTCCCAAAAACTGTCGTAGTCATGAAATGACACACAGTGGAGTAAAGCcgtatgaatgtaaggaatgtggtaAAGCTTTCAGCTCTCCCAGGTCCCttggaaaacacagaagaatTCATACTGCAACGAAGCCTCacgaatgtaaggaatgtggtaAAGCTTTTCGTTATCCCAGTTCCCTTCGAAATCATGAAAGAACTCATACGGGGGAGAAACCTTATAagtgtaaggaatgtgggaaagcttttagTTGTCCCAATTATTTTCGAATTCATGAAAGAACTCACACTGGAGTAAAACCATATGAATGTAAGCAGTGTGGAAGAGCTTTCAGTTGTCCCCAGTCCTTTCGGATACACGAAAAGACGCATAGCGCAGAAAAGCCCTATGAATGTGCAAAATGTGGTAAAGTCTTCAGGTACTCCAGTAACTTACGCAAACATGAGAGATCTCATACTGATGATAAACGCTATGAATGTAAACTATGCGGTAAGGCCTTCAGCAGTCACTACTATGttcaaaaacatgaaagaactcacactggagaaaaaccctatgaatgtaaggaatgtgggaaaggcTTCATTTTTCGCTCAGGTGTTCGATCGCACATGGTAATCCACACTGGAGATGGGCCTTATAAatgtaagaaatgtaaaaaagcatttatttctcccagttcgtTACGAACACATGAAAgaactcacactggagagaaaccttatcaATGTAAAACTTGTAGTAAAACCTTCAGTCTTACAAATTCCTTACGAAATCATGAAAGAACTCATACATGA
- the LOC131510602 gene encoding zinc finger protein 709-like isoform X3 encodes MEEWALLDPSQKKLYRDVMQETFRNLASIVCISEEKWEVCDSEHRDENHGTHLISQMVGRLFKCKECSQYEGLFGQIPNQNPKKRTPTGIKLGKCPLCGQAFMHHSSFNKHLRSHAGHKLYEYQEGEEKPYKCKRCGKSFKHRQSIRMHERSHAGQRPYECKHCGKAFICRNYFQIHQRAHSGEKPYKCTECGKSFSYSSNLRKHERTHVGEESSECKQCGKAFSCVRSFRIHERIHSAKKPKECTKCGKTFSYSSNLHKHERSHNGEKLYERKEGGKALHSLTKFRRPAIKHNEDGLYKCKECGKAFRCPKNCRSHEMTHSGVKPYECKECGKAFSSPRSLGKHRRIHTATKPHECKECGKAFRYPSSLRNHERTHTGEKPYKCKECGKAFSCPNYFRIHERTHTGVKPYECKQCGRAFSCPQSFRIHEKTHSAEKPYECAKCGKVFRYSSNLRKHERSHTDDKRYECKLCGKAFSSHYYVQKHERTHTGEKPYECKECGKGFIFRSGVRSHMVIHTGDGPYKCKKCKKAFISPSSLRTHERTHTGEKPYQCKTCSKTFSLTNSLRNHERTHT; translated from the exons ATGGAGGAGTGGGCCCTCCTGGATCCATCCCAGAAGAAACTCTACAGAGATGTGATGCAGGAAACCTTCAGGAACCTGGCCTCAATAG tatgtatttcagaagaaaaatgggaAGTCTGTGACAGCGAACATCGGGATGAGAATCATGGGACACATCTAAT CAGTCAAATGGTAGGAAGACTCTTTAAGTGTAAAGAATGTAGCCAGTATGAAGGACTCTTCGGCCAGATTCCAAATCAGAATCCGAAGAAGAGAACTCCTACTGGAATAAAACTAGGTAAATGCCCTTTGTGTGGACAGGCGTTCATGCATCATTCATCTTTTAACAAGCACCTGAGATCTCACGCTGGACACAAACTGTATGAGTATCAAGAAGGTGAAGAGAAGCCTTATAAATGTAAGCGTTGTGGGAAATCCTTCAAGCATCGCCAATCTATTCGAATGCACGAAAGGTCGCACGCTGGACAGAGGCCCTATGAATGTAAGCACTGTGGGAAAGCTTTCATTTGTCGCAATTACTTTCAAATTCATCAaagggcacacagtggggaaaagCCCTACAAATGTACAGAATGTGGTAAAAGCTTTAGTTATTCAAGTAACTTACGTAAACACGAAAGGACTCACGTTGGAGAGGAATCTAGTGAATGTAAGCAATGTGGTAAAGCTTTCAGTTGTGTCAGGTCCTTTCGAATACACGAAAGGATACACAGTGCGAAAAAGCCCAAGGAATGTACAAAATGTGGTAAAACCTTCAGTTACTCAAGTAATTTACATAAGCATGAGAGAAGTCATAATGGAGAGAAACTCTATGAACGTAAAGAAGGTGGGAAAGCCTTGCATTCTCTCACCAAATTTCGAAGACCCGCGATCAAGCACAATGAAGACGGACTTTATAAATGTAAggagtgtgggaaagccttcaggtGTCCCAAAAACTGTCGTAGTCATGAAATGACACACAGTGGAGTAAAGCcgtatgaatgtaaggaatgtggtaAAGCTTTCAGCTCTCCCAGGTCCCttggaaaacacagaagaatTCATACTGCAACGAAGCCTCacgaatgtaaggaatgtggtaAAGCTTTTCGTTATCCCAGTTCCCTTCGAAATCATGAAAGAACTCATACGGGGGAGAAACCTTATAagtgtaaggaatgtgggaaagcttttagTTGTCCCAATTATTTTCGAATTCATGAAAGAACTCACACTGGAGTAAAACCATATGAATGTAAGCAGTGTGGAAGAGCTTTCAGTTGTCCCCAGTCCTTTCGGATACACGAAAAGACGCATAGCGCAGAAAAGCCCTATGAATGTGCAAAATGTGGTAAAGTCTTCAGGTACTCCAGTAACTTACGCAAACATGAGAGATCTCATACTGATGATAAACGCTATGAATGTAAACTATGCGGTAAGGCCTTCAGCAGTCACTACTATGttcaaaaacatgaaagaactcacactggagaaaaaccctatgaatgtaaggaatgtgggaaaggcTTCATTTTTCGCTCAGGTGTTCGATCGCACATGGTAATCCACACTGGAGATGGGCCTTATAAatgtaagaaatgtaaaaaagcatttatttctcccagttcgtTACGAACACATGAAAgaactcacactggagagaaaccttatcaATGTAAAACTTGTAGTAAAACCTTCAGTCTTACAAATTCCTTACGAAATCATGAAAGAACTCATACATGA